In the genome of Diabrotica undecimpunctata isolate CICGRU chromosome 2, icDiaUnde3, whole genome shotgun sequence, the window ATGTGCACTGAAGCACagaataataaattgtatttgttCAGTGGCTGAAAGAAATTAAATATATAGTATAGGATAGGACAAGcccaaaaaaagaataagaaagTTCGAGGTTATGTCATgtctaaatttttaaataattttaaaatattttgattttaagtaaaaaaaaaatgaataaaatatttacaagacTTATTTCTAGATCTTTAAGTAAAACGTTAAAATCCGAGAAACTTGCAAGTACTTATAAAGCAGCAGTCATTACAGAAGTAGGCAAACCTTTAGAAATCcaagaaaaaaaagtattaaaattaaaaccaaGTGAAGTTAGGGTACAAGTTGTTTATTGCAGTGTGAATTCCGTGGACGTTTATAAGTTTAAAAACGATGGGGGACAATTACCTTTTATACCGGGATATGAATTATCCGGAGAAGTATTAGAAAAGGGTTCAGAAATCAAAGATGAGGTTCTTAGAATTGGAGAGAGAGTTGTTGGTCTGAATCTTGTTAAATTTGGTGGTTTTGCAGACCAGTGTATTGTAAGTATTTTATGCCTATATGATAGATATGTAACAATAAGGATAATAGTCTTCCTTCACACCACTATCAACATAGGAGTATAGTGTAAAAGGAGAGTAACAAGGGTACTTTAAGGCTGAATTAACTCAAGTCCTTTGGATGAATTTATTAAAATGCTCCGATGTCTTCCTGACTGCTAACTATGTAACCCAACTACCACTCCCAAGTGGTAGTCACACACTAGTGTTTGAGCTATTTAGTCCATGCTATGTTACATGTTAATCACCAATTCTTCAAAACAATGACATTCATGATACTATCCCACAGATTTCATAATATTCATCTATAGTTCTGAAATCTCTTATTgtgttactatttttattctgcTCTTTATTAACACATTTTTATAGTTGTAAATATGTAGGAATGTAGGTAGTCTGTGTTTCACTTATTTTTCCATTTCACACTATATTTAATTGTATATAAGTACATAATCAACAGAATTAAAGCTATTTTATGCCCATTCTTTTTAGTTCTTTAATATGTAATACAGTATTGGttatagtaataaaattatataaaattgatGTTAGGACGGGGGTAATAGTGACCTTAGGTCAATAATGAATCAAGTACAAAATTGCACTGTCAAAATAAAGAAATGACAACAGGAATTATTTTTTGCTTGCTTTAGTTTTATCAACATTCTATTTtaatctattatttttttttatatatttatttcaacggtagaaccatttacaataaaatacaacaaatagtaaaaagtaaagatcatgttcaataaacatcaaaacaTTAACAAAGAAACagttaaacaataaaaatttgtacattaaaacagtatatcaaatcaTAAAAGTTAAAAACATCAAATATTTAGATTAATAATTAGACTCTTAAGTTgccttttgaaaacattaatgttTGGAGGGAATGGATCCAATAGGAGGTCATTGCAAGAGCTGAGCATTCTCGATAAGAGAAAATGGcgagcataatcagtcctatgaaaaggaatataaaagagtgCAGTGTGTTAAAttctatgtattgtgtttaagtACACATTGGCTAATAATGGGGGACAATTAATAACgttgtttagaattttaaacaaaaataacatatcagctctcaACCTGTGGTTCTTCAATGtagcaatgttaaattgagacattattaCAGAATAATCAATGAAATAATTTTCAGTATAATTTTCttatattaatatgtgctttacaagctaaagatcttagaaacttcTGCTGAATGCTCTCCAATCCATCAATGTAGACTTGATGAAATGGGGACCAAACAACAGAGCAGCATTCAAGACCTGAGCGTAccagagagcaatacaataatttgaatacaataggttagagatcatgactgttacgataaataaaaccaagattacgaaatcctgtttccttaatttttagaaaatggcttctaaatgtcAATGCACAATCCAATAATTCACCCAAATCTCTAATCTCAGCAACTGAATCCAAGagtacatcattaagaacatatctattagctattagattatttaAATGACCAAATGAAATATAAGAACATTTAGCTGGATTTAAGCTGaaaccattttgttttgaccataaacatatattatttacatcatcttgCAAGAGATCTCTATCTGATTTATCATGTATACAACGAAATAACttaagatcatcagcaaatagcagaaAGTGTGAGTTTTTGATAGCCTTACCAATATCGTCAATGAACAAGTTAAAAATCAAGGGGCCATATCAatttgaaatataattgttaatatGAACTTGCTGTGTAAGTCCcatcagaaaacttttaatccaATTAACAATGGGGTCACCAAAGCAAGATGCATGAAGTTTGTGGACCAAAAGGTTATGATTAACCTGGTCAAAGGTCTTTGAGAAATCAGTGTAAATGCCGTCGACCTGtattttattctcaaatgcacCCAACAAGTATTGTTGGTAATTGACAAGGTTTGTTACTGTTGACTTCTGGTTAGAAAATCCACGTTGTTCATCAATAATTATGTTTCTGCAAGCCCAGGTGAGATTTATCGATACCAATTTATGAAGAAGTTTCGGGATTGCTGATTGAATAGTTATACCTATATAATTGTTAACACTCTCATGATTGCCAGATTTATAGATAGgtgtaagaaaactatttttccaataCTGTGGAAATACAGGTgattacaataataaattaaaaatttgttgtaaaggtttacaaagggaaaaaatacaATTCTTAATCAGTGCTGTAGGTATGCCATCTGGCTCTgaagaatatgtagtttttaaactcATAATCCCCACTCCCCTCGAAAACATCAGTCAGACTAAATTTCAGAATCTGGAAATCCACACTATAGTCCAAttcaaaattatgtaaattatactCACTATCATTATATGTACCTGAAAAATAACTGACAAATAGATTGACTATTTCATCACCATTCTGAGCTATTACATCCCCACCTTTATTAGACATTACATTAGGATAAGCACTAGACCCACGTGTAGCACTAACATACCTCCAAAAAGAGCGGGGATTACTTGAAAGATTTGCTTGAATATTCTCTAAATAGTTCTTATAACATACCTACTGCTTGTAATGATTTACATCTTTCCCTTAACACTGAAAATTCCTCATATGAGTTGCCTGGTGCTTTAAAATTCCTGTGAACTATTTTTTTCTGTATGACAAGCTTAATTAATTCTCACGATAACCAAACTGGAAAGTTTAATGATTTAAACCGTTTGATAAGAACAAACATATTGATGGcatcatataaaatattattaaatttaagatATTTATCCCTTTTAGCAATATTAGCATTCAGCCTATTAATATGTTGctaaattattttcaaaacatGTAATCATACAAagtatattttttcatttatgtaCAAGATAAATAGAAGTTAGTAGCTTGTAGTTAGTTAGTAGTAGAAGGAAGCAGCCAAATAGTCCTTTAGACAGTTCAGTAAACTACCAGCAATATcgttttaaccaagaaacttgttttcttcctacacctctgtggccttttattttgcctttaagggTCACCTGCTACATATTCATTATTGTCAATTTTTCTTCTGAAAGCACTTATTCTAGTTGGCATGCTATTTCATAAAAAAGGTAGACATTTAGGTCTAAATTTAATAGCTTTAGTGGTATCTTGATGCTTTATGATAACTAATGCAATATGCAGCTAactgatttaatttttaatttaatttttatttcatttaacttaaatttaatttttatgcagataACTGATTTGATCATTATCTATTAATACCAGCATCACTATTTGAACAAGTTAATATTTTATGCACTTTATTTCTCATTACCTATTTTACTTGATTGTCATATCATGAAATATTCCTTACAAAATTAAGTACTCCTTCTAAGCtgagaataaaataataataaatataataaaattgtagTTTGACAATTAGCACATTGCAATAGCATGCAGTGACTTAGCCAGGGGCGGTTCCAGGAGTCTGGACACAACTGAACTATCAGatattaataaatacataaaagatattaaattggacaattttattttaaatttaacaaatattttgatttttcggAAGCTGCAAATTGAATAATATTTGTTCGATTTACAAAACCTTTTATTAGGAAGTAATGCCacttaaactgttttaaattgtGTCCAAATTCTGTGATTCGATAGTATATGGATAACTCTTCAGATAGTGTTGTATATGAGCCTTGAACTCAGAAAAGGCTTAGTAGCTTGTAAGAAACTAGAAACTATTATCCATATTTCTTCAAGGTGTCTCTTACGATTTCGTTAGTCCTATTAAATGTACCAAATATATTACTTCTACTCTAGaagatttacaaaaaaattcggaaattgaaattgaaaaactCTTTATTTCTGTTtctaaattatttaaagatatttttgGTATTGATACTGATTCCAAGGATTAATAAGAAACAGAATTGTAGAGATTATCATATAACAACTTGAGCTGAAGAATATTTTAGAGTATCAACATTCATTACATGTTTAGACAATCCAATTTCTAGTTTTAAAAAAAGATTTGTCAACAATGAAATCATTTTGACTATTTCAAATACTCCTTTTTAGTTTTGCATCTCCTGATAAAGCTAACCAATTAACAAATCTATCTCGAATGTTGAAGATACTGTGAATACGGCCGGCAAATCGCAAAACATGATCTTCTAAAATGTTTTCAATGTATGTGTCAGCCCAATCACCTTCACTAGTTAGGTATGTCCTTCCCAAACAATATAGCACTATGCCACCAGCATCAAAAATAACGATCTCTGTGAGGTTATAACTGACATACCATTCGCCAACTCTTCTGTAGATGAAGTTTTGCCCATGTGGCTTCCGTAATTGAATTCTCGTTTGATCtgcaaataaaacatttttcacaGTAGTTTCACATTTTTCAAGTAAAACCTATCCAATTAAAATATTCCATATTTTTATCCATGACTAGTTTATTTGTGATCCAAGCACGAGATATTGTGACATTGATCTTGAAATCTTTTAagttaaacaataataattatatgtAAATAATGCAATATGAAAATACTAATTGAGGTTTACGAGTGACCCTCAGTTATTAGGTAGTTTTGTTTTCAGTCAAGGCTTTAACTTCATGACCTAACATATTAACTATGTTAAGTTTCATCTAAGATTAAAAACATGGTTAACATACtctctattaatttttttagttggATGTAAATGATGTTTGGAGGATACCAGGTGATGTGGAGAGAAAAGATGCCGCTGTTATAGCCTATGGTCATGCTACAGCCTTGTAtgcattttcaaaattgactagcgtaaaagaaaaagaaaaggttaTCATATCTGCAGGTCCCGCAGGAATGGGATTGGCAGCAGTGGATATTGCAGCAAATGTATATAAAGCACAGgtaaattgaatttaaaaattttatatttcttattaaGTTTAATAAATTGACCAATTTAACAGCCTACTAATCTAATGGAAGtgatcatcatcattggtgctactgCGTAAGTTGAGCCTCGACTTTCCTAAGCTGATTCCTCCATTTGGTCTTATGCTGTGCAGCTTGATGCCAGTTGACAACATCAACGTTTCTGGCAGTTCCTATAGTTCTCTTGGGCTTCGCGAATAAGATACGTCATGCAGGGTAGCTTTCATTTACTCTGGCTagatgtcctgcccactgcaggcatCTCATTTTTATTGCAGtgaccatggacgtataaacacagatggactcagttatttacataaaaatgtgaagccaaaattatttgactaggtcacattctcagcaccttgaaatgttgtcacatttttttattaaaatatcttattcacgtatcgctgaaaatattactatatttattgtatactctacaggtgctatcaaaccaaaataataatttattacttatattaatatatttaattgtaattaaaacatcaagtgtgcacatagtgtgcatatcatttaataatagcgtataacagatatcaaccaattattttatatgtagaagcactgaaacctatttattaatggcaacggtgtttacatttctctgtcttatggctctacgtcaaacttcaaatgctgttccatgtcatgtccatgtttatttactttttacccaagatgaggaaaataatatttaaaaaaaaacatattatgttttccgatattttggctgtattttaagtgatatttgtaaatagtgaaataaataaattataataatggtgctacagttttgcatttgcaaaaaaaacgaaatgtttacatcccaatgtctcatttaatttgtacgtactgtttgtttacattatttaagatgacgaactgaggaagcctgtgtgtttacattttaaaatatgtctttcataggcgtgccattgggtttattcatatcaattaatgtattgaacaagatattagttcatgaaattagtatagatatttttatattgtaagtagacatcatctgattaaaaagatctgtttagtagctttttgatttaatatttctcatgaattaacaataaattagtgaaatgaataaaactcatttatttttctatgtaggtttccaaataatattgattaatgatgaaacttactctaaacttcaacagagaaaacagtataaaaacctttcaaaagcatcctttttggttatttaaacttgtaaggaagctgaaaaatatttcagattttttaataaaactataaatatctacttATGTAAACtataaaaaccttatgaatattttgattaataaaaaccataaaaaatgtcgcaaaatcaatctatgagcattttggtgaccatatgtatgatgaagatgcaatcgatggtcactctatgcaacttttaaaattggttcttgagaaatattttaaaattggaattcatcatgaaacgaggactactttagatgctaacaccgtgcgcataagaagcgttcttactaagactgttttatttcgcaatcaataaaaatttatttctataccaacatcttctattatgtctatttaccatttttactttaatatttctgttcggtaaatagctttccaataatttatacattttcactcctactttttaataagtaggtatatttgcaaataattttatgtcaaatgccagcaagagctttggaatgatcaataaataattttgtagcagaaacccttactacgaggaatctattcatattgtattaaaacaaatttgtcacaatttgaaaaaatatgttttaacacattatcaataaatataggtatgtacttaaagttgacaaatgtatattttttaattgtttttttatcgtaggattatttgatacctattaaaaaattaacttgagctcaactatattttattgtattaattttaaagcaaataaaattgtattttattttttctataaaaacgtgtttttatacattattactacttccaattattaacgtctgaataattatccccgcgagtaaaaattcaagcacgcttatgctcattgaggaagtatcacagtctatcgatacccgttttactcccctttaccctcttgtccaggaatatcgaagcttcaaaacagtgtgtgtttaaggtatcttattgctgggtccatctatgtttatacgtccatggcaGTGACTATATCTCTGGCTTCAACTAATTATTTATACTTAttgtatagttcaaagttatatcgacGTCACCAGGTTCCATTTTCATTTATTAGACCTAATATTTCCTCAGGACTTTCCTCTCGAATCTGATGGAAATATACTACAAAATATACAGTGGGAATTACATTTAACAAATAATAATCGTATGATTCTTCTTTAGGAGTTCAATGTAAGTTGAGTAGGTAAGCtaacaatacaacaattaaataaaaaaaaaacatagtaCATTATGATCTTATAACGAGAAGGCATCCGGATAAGTAGTTTCAGGAAAACGATTTGATTTAGGATCAGGACTTGTGGTTGAGACAATAGTTGAATAAATATCTAGGGACATACAGTTAAGACTTAAaagagttatttaaaaaaataggcATTTCATAAGTGGTTAAAGGATAAACCACGAGAATACGTTACCCTCAGGTAGCAAGTGAAGCAAATACTGGAAGAGAATGTGTAGAGACATACAAAACGATTGGCTATAATAGATCaacggaaaattgaaaaaaaatcgaAGAAATAAACAAGGTAACACATCTTACAAATAATTACACCAAATAAATGGAAAAACATTACCCAATGTTACTACAAGAAAATAGATCTGAATATGAGACACATGGTATTACAACAATGAATGGCGAAGCTGAAATCAcaaaagaagatataaacaagatttaaaaaagccaaaaacaacaaaggaTCCCGACCAGAAAACATAAAAATGGAGTTGTTGAAACATGGATGAGAAAGGGTCCTACCAATTATTCGATTGTTGTTCGATAAAGTTAAAGAGATGACATTCCAAGTGAATGAAATTTATTATACATGTCAAATTGAAAAAAAGAGACAAGGGATCGATTAATAACTATAGAGGGCTTAGTGTAATACCTTCAATTGCAAGAAATTTTCCCGCattaataaaagataaaatagaaCAACACATGGATAACTACAGTGAAGAACAATctggattccgaaaagccagaccATGCCTCGACAATATATTTATCATCAGACAAGTCATCGAGCAAGAGCAAAGAGAAAAACTTAGAAACACATATCACCTtcatagatttggaaaaagcgtATGACATTTTACCCAGCAagcaactatgggaagcaatgagaaggATTAACGTTGGAAAAAATTGGATAAATATAAGAACACGATTATAAAACTTGACGAAAGCAAATGTTTGtctttttgttaatttaaaaCAATCGCTACAAGTTTGAGTTTAACTGTAAGTCTAATTTGTTTAATTCcttaaaatttatatttgttttaatatCGCATATTATTTACTTTCAGGTTGTAGGACTGGTAGATACAGAAGAAAGGGGAGAATTGGTTAGAGAGAGGGGAGCTTTTGAAACTCTTCATTTTTCTGATAAATTAGTCAAACAATGTATGAAAATTACAGACAATAGAGGTGCCAGTATTGTTTATGATTCGACAGGAACAGAAATGATGGAACCTATTGGAAAGTGGTAAgttcaataaaatacaataaattatctCAAATACTATTTCGTTCTCGGTAAAATAGCACAAATGGGCAGATCTTTTTCTTTATGATTACAATTAATAGGTAATTTTTGAATTTCGACAGCCTCTCTGATCCGTGGATAATAATGAGGTATTCTATTCATCTATGCATCCGAGTTTCTACAAAAAGTACGAAAAATGCAGTATATTGCTACCACAGACTTTCCATCGTAACCACATCAATCTATTTGTAAAATCATCCGTCTCACCCAAAATAGACTATGGTAAGGTATTGCATGAAAAGATTTGTAATATCTTCTGAAAACTTTCGTATAGTGCACTCTAAGGCCTCACCAACTGGCTTTATAGTAAACAGTGAAACTACGTTGTGGTTTGATATCCTTTGCTTTATTGATAGATTGTGTAGAATTCCTGACGTCTCACACTAACTAATGGATGTTTTATGATTGATATTATTGATATTATATATTATTGATATTGTATATGATTTTGCAATGTTGTATGTAGCAAAGCCACTTGCGCTTATTGGTCTTAACGGAACATTTTCTTTGTGAATTTTGAAAAGGTCGTATACTCGCGGTGGTAGTGCTTCTGtctataatacattttttttaatttattgttcaAATAATAGCCTAGACAAGTTTATTTTTTCTTAGAATAGTTGCAGTGGGATCGTGTTTCAGTTTCTTATATGTGTGTTTAGCTGCTCTCAGTTGTATTGTAATAAACCACAGTTTTAAGGTAGTTTCACTCGTCGTAGTATTTGTGAAGCCTCCGACCCGTACATTGAAAATTGTATCCCCAACCAGTATTGTGCTTGGCGTGATAGCAGTTTCTATCCTTGGTAACAATCTTCACTTCTTATGTTGATTGTTCTCCTAGTAAAGGATTGACCAAACATTGTTCTTGCTATAAAATTTGTAGTAATGGGTCTGTACTTTTGTAATCACGAAACCTCTCCCCAGATCTACCGAAAATTCCAATACCGATTTGTATCAACCGACAGATCCCGTGGAGCAAACGGAATTGTCGTTTCGTAAGCGGGCGATATAATAATGCTCTCTTGACGTGGAATGTCAAAGTCAGAACTTTgttgtacaaatttatttgtaTTCATATGTTTTTTAACAAGCAAAATATTTCACATTTAAATTGTGGTAATTGTATTCTagaaaaatttgtttatatatgttttttCAAGCAAGTACTCTACCCGTTTTTCATGTATCGTCTAGTCCTAtttcttctttcaatatttctAGCTTCAGAACTGTTTCTCCTTATTCTGcgagtttattattttttaatgtttttattacatCTTTTACTTCTTCTGCTATTGGGTCTTGTGTTATTTATTCTTGGTTTTTgtcatattttttgtttctattattcttttttGTTCTGTCGTTTTATAAGTCGTTGAAATATTTGGACCTTCTGTTTAGTTCAGCTGCTGTATTACATATAAACAACAATTCTTTATTACTGCAAAAAATTGTATACCTTTTTGATAatcctcttgtttttttttaacttgtttgcttctaaaattttcttctattgtttctagCTGTTTTCCAGTTCTACTTCTTTTTTTCTACATATTTTTTCCGTTGTCCCATTGATTGTGATTTTCACAATCAATGGGACATTATAACAGATATCAAATCCAGATTTGAGCATGCGAAGTTTTATCAAAGGCACATTTAGCACATATTTGCTAAAATGGACTTTCCCTGTTACTAAAGACCAGGTTGTTAAATTAAAATGTTCGATTAAAATCGTTGGGTCGCAATTCATGATTGAAACGCAGTTTAAATGGATTTTaatggtgttttttttttcaaaattctttGAACTGTAGTTGAGGACACACCAGTTTCTGCAGTAATGGGCCTTATGGACACATGTGGATTAATCGTTACATATGCTAAATCATGTACCAAGTTTTGTTCGGTCTCATCCTCTCCTCAATCATAGCAAGAGTTACATAAGGGACTGTTCTTCTTTCGAGAAAGCATTCCGTGTATAAGGCTTGAGCATGTCGAGCATTTTTCAAATCAACAAATCAACAACATATCTATGTATTCATTAGGTGTGAATAGGAAAGGCATTTTTACTACTGTATGAactcaaaatatttcaaaatactgTTTTAAAACTACAAAGAACTTATTAGTGCGTGAACACAAGAAATGACATTAGCTGTTACTATTTGTAGTTGTCAAAAAAAATATGCtagtttttggtttatttttagatGATAAATGCGCcattaaattgaaaatttatggtatttattaatattaatacccTCATTATGGTACACCGTTGAATTTGGGATAAAAAAGCCTCTCGTTTAATCATCCCCTTATCTGTTTAATTTGTTCCATTGTAATGACGTCATAGCGCCCGTGATGACGTCATAGATCTCATGTATACATTAATTGATCGTATTGTAGGCCCAATTGACATTTCCCAATTTTCAACTAAAAATATTCATTACTTCCAGAATTATAGGATGTTAAAATCATCTTGGAACAACCTGTATGTAACATTTTAATAATCTGATTTTTAGTAACAGGAAAAGTCCCTTTTAGTAAATATGTGCTTCATATTAATAAAACTTTATCTCGCATTTTCAATTCTGGATTTGATGTGTGTTATAATGTCCCTAATAATAATATGTTCATATCATTAATAAGATAAGAATAAGAATAAGGAataagaagtagaaaaatcatcaaGAGAGCTGAAGAGATATTGCGGaacactctaagacactcacaacatgatccagaaaataACACACCGCAACAATGCCTGggcacattaaaacaaaaactttccgtTTATTCAGGccgcctaaggagatacaaagtaaGTAACAACCgaaaatgcgacaatatactttttgagcatgcagagaaggcgttttataggaaacttaattccactatagaaaatgaaaataaatcatacccaagccaagaaaaaatttttggggaaaccaactttcaacgccagctactcataacaccaatgctggatggattggaGACacaacgaacaactgtcaacattaCAATAATATTCCTTACGAACCCTTCACCACCGAAGAAgtctcaaatattatcaaagagcttcataactggaaatctcctggaccagacgaaGTTCAGAACTTCTggttaaagaagttttggagGAGTGTTCATGAGTGTTTGTCAGTATTGATTAATCATGTTATCTCTAATCCGCGGGAAACACCATCATTTCCTACACAGGGAACCACTTACCTAATaccaaaggatcaaaataacacccaagatccagccaagtaccgcccaattacttgtcttccaactttatacaaattggtcacatcctgtgtagcccggcttatctaccaacactgtgctctaaacaatatcatagagcctcaacggaaatgatgcgc includes:
- the LOC140434833 gene encoding quinone oxidoreductase-like protein 2 homolog; the protein is MNKIFTRLISRSLSKTLKSEKLASTYKAAVITEVGKPLEIQEKKVLKLKPSEVRVQVVYCSVNSVDVYKFKNDGGQLPFIPGYELSGEVLEKGSEIKDEVLRIGERVVGLNLVKFGGFADQCILDVNDVWRIPGDVERKDAAVIAYGHATALYAFSKLTSVKEKEKVIISAGPAGMGLAAVDIAANVYKAQVVGLVDTEERGELVRERGAFETLHFSDKLVKQCMKITDNRGASIVYDSTGTEMMEPIGKCVKVGGKLFHAAPYFYKTIPSPVPHSFATILSLKELSNQNPSLYRSIVSDTLELANQGLINAHISAKFSLEEVNDAIKFIDEKKCTGKVLIHIDE